From the genome of Cytophagales bacterium WSM2-2:
CATCGGTTACTTTCTATGGCGCAGCAGTCGTACGTCAGTTCGAAATGATGAAAGTTTTCACAGCTGTGGAATCACAGGCGCTCATACGCTCCCGCGACAAACTTCGCAGCATGCAAATTCTCTCGCGCGCTGGACTCGGTCTGCCCAAAACCATTTTCATGGATTACACCAAAAATACAGAGGGCATAATCGAAGCGGTCGGTGGCGCTCCTGTAGTTATAAAGTTACTGGAGGGCACACAAGGTCTTGGCGTTGTCTTAGCTGAAAATAAAAAAGCAGCTCAATCTGTTATCGAGGCATTTCACGGTGTAAAAACACGCATCATCGTGCAAGAATTCATCAAAGAAGCCAAGGGCTCAGACATCCGTGCTTTTGTAGTTAATGGCGAGGTAGTCGGAGCGATGAAACGGCAGGCGCGTGATGACGAATTCAGGTCAAATCTTCATCGTGGCGGCCATGCTACTGTTGTTAAACTAGACCGTCACCAAAAACATTCCGCTATTCTAGCCGCAAAAAAATTGGGGTTGGCGGTGGCCGGTGTCGATATGCTCCCATCCAAACGAGGGCCGCTGATTATCGAAGTGAATTCATCTCCCGGTCTCGAAGGAATCGAAGGAGCCACACAAGTGGATATTGCAGGAAAAATCTATCAGTACCTGGAGAAGCATGCAGGAAAGAAAAAAATTCAGAAAGACAAAATCAATGCTTAGTCCGCATTCAAAATTTTAAAATTCAATATTTAAAATTAAAGGCATGCCAAAGGAGTTTTCGATTGCTGACCATGAGGTAAAACCCGGCGAGTTCAAAGAGATCAATATTAACATCGCCCGGCTTCCGTCACGTACGCAAATTGAAACTCCGATTTATGTTTACAGGGGACCAGAAGATGGCCCAACACTCGCACTCACTGCGGGAATGCATGGAGACGAGATTAACGGCATGGAAATCGTCCGTAGAATTATTGACCTCGGCCACAATCGCGTTAAGCGCGGAACAGTCGTTTGCATGCCGGTAATTAATGTTTATGGATTCCTGAACTACTCACGCGAGGTTCCCGACGGCAAGGATATCAATCGATCTTTTCCGGGTACCAAGAGCGGATCGCTTGCTTCTCGTGTCGCCTATCACATGACTCATGATATTCTCCCCGCGATTGATTATGGCATTGACTTCCATACTGGCGGAGCTGCTCGTACAAACTATCCACAAGTGCGGTGCATGTTGAAAGAAGAGATCAACGTGGAGCTCGCCAACGCTTTCCATGCTCCATTTACAATTGACTCACCATTTCGTCCGCATTCCTTGAGGTTGACAGCTTCCAAAAAACGTAAACACATCATCGTTTACGAGGGAGGAGAATCAAGTCGCTTCGATCAATACGCTATTGAAGAAGGAATTAACGGCACACTTCGTTTGATGAAGCATTTGAAAATGATTGATGACGCTCCGAAACCACGGGAAGAAAACAGGATCATCTGGAGCTCTTCGTGGGCACGGGCCCGCACAGCCGGCCTGTTCCAGACAGAAATCAAGTGTGGTGATTTCATCAAAAAAAATCAATTGGTAGGGACACTCACTGATCCCTTTGGAGAATTCAAGGAGCAAGTCAAATCTCCTTCAACCGGTTACGTGGTTGGATTGAATAATAACCCGGTGGTGAATGCTGGTGATGCCTTGTTACATATCGGTCTTGACAACGTATGCAAGATTGATGGAGGCGGAGAAGAATAGTTTCTGAACGCAACAACACATGAAATACTTTGTCGTTTTAATTCTCTCATTCTGTGTCGCTTTCGCAAAAGCTCAAAAAGTAAAAGACTATTCGGAAGTTGCCGCTGAGCTTGTGCAAAAAATTGAAGGAGCACATCCATCTTCAAGTGTGCTCAGGATAGCCGTAGTACCTTTTATTCCTTCCAATTCTGAAGAAACATCCAAATCCTTTGGCGAATACCTGACTGAATCTGTTACTGGCAAGCTGGCCGAAAAGCCGCATGCTTTCAAAGTGTTCGAACGTCAGCGTCTTGATGCAATTTTCACGGAGAACAAACTGATGCTGGGCGGAATGATGAAACCAAGCGAAGCTTTAAAAATCGGGCAATTGCTTCCCATCGATGCATTGTTCTCCGGCACTTACACAAAACTTAAGTCGTATATAGAAATAAGCGGACGGCTAATCGATGTTTCATCGGGAGAAATTCTGACGAGTTACTCCGGTCGGATTAAATTGAGCAAGAATATCAAAACACTTTTTGCGCAACAACCACCTGTTTCCGGAAATACGAATGTGAATAACGGGCAACCCGCCAACATCACGATTATCAATCAAATCAATAGTGGTCAAACCGTTTCAAAGAAATCCAATGAGGAAATTTGCAAGGAAAAAGTAGCTGCATTCAAACCACGACTCGAGGATTTGTCAACCGATGCCAAGATAAACTCGACTGTACAAGAGGCAATAATGACTCCCTTTGACAACCGTTGCAGTGATTTGCACTACTACCTTATTGCCGCTTTAAGACGCTATCATATTTATCCCACAGAATACAAACGTTTCCTTTCTGCTACACTTGATACGATAGCTTTTCCAACGAGCGATGAGCGAGCCTATGAAGTGATACGATTTTGGGCTGACGACAAAACCATTGATGAACGGGAGTGGGCATCAGGTTTTACTTGTTTAAAGAAAGTCGGCAACTACACGTTATCGAGTTATATCGGCTATCTCATCGGGCGGGTGAACGATGATCCCATCACTCTTCAGCAAAGAATAAAATCTGTGATGGATTTGGCAAAAGAGCAAAAACTGGGTTTACCAAGGCCTCTTTCGTACAATGAGGTTTTCTTTGAATTGATTGAGGGGCTCGATAAAAACCAGGATTTGAAAATCTATTCCTTTGAAAATTACTCACCCGCACTTAGTGTCGACCAAAGAATCGCTACCAGGTTATATTCTCAGCTTAACATTTTGTACAAGGACGAAACACGATCTCCTCAGAAGGCCAAAATCCTGAATTGGATCGTTGCTCTTTTTCAGAAGTACTCTTTTGAAAAATCCCACGAGGAATTATATGATTTTGCTTTTTCATTTAAGCTCACAACGAACGAGTCGACCAACGAACGAATTCGCAAAGAGTACCCTGCCTCTGACATTCCAATGTTGGCAAGCCAGTTGAAAAACAGGTTTGCTGAATATGCTACACTTACTACATATCCAAGTCAGAAAGAAGATCGTATCAATTTCTGTGTGCAAAATGAAATACCCATCCCCGGAGTCATTCCAGGTATAACCGAAGCTGATCAAATCTTAAAAGGCCAGAACCTTGACGAGCAAATGCGCGTTCTGAAATTGATTGAGCAAATGCGTGCTGTTCCAAGCTTACTTGAACCTTCCCTGATTGCTTTGCTCAATAAGAAAAGCCTGGAAGACAAGGAGAAGCTTACAGAAATTCAGTCTCGTGCAGTTACAGTACTTGGCCGTCTAAAAACTTCCAACTCAACTGCTATCGACCGGATGACACAAATGATCTCCAGCTACAACTACAATGAGTCCGATCGTGCTAAAGCTGCGCTGATCGAAATCGGGAAGCCTGCAGTTCAGCCGTTAATTAAAAAATTACAGGCAACCACAGAGCAAGATGGCGGGCTTCAATATCAAATTGTTTTAATCCTGGGAAAGATCGGGAAGGATGCAAAGCCTGCTGAATCCACTTTAAAAAATCTGCTTCAGAAAAGCTCAAACCAGGACGTGCGCTACATCATCGAAGCAACACTGCAGGCAATCAACTAAAATTTTGTGATTTAAAAATCCGGACAAGGGATAACCAGCTTGTCTTTCGGTGGCTTGCGCGGATCGCGGGTGCTCCAGGAATAAACAATGCTGAATTCATGCGCACCACCACTGCCAGGTCCTAGTTTCGAAATTGTGTAGTCGTAGCTGTAGCCAATATTTAAAACATCTTTGTCACCGCGTTTGGTAAATCCAATCAGCAATACGATTGATTCATTGTTGACAATTCCATTCACACTTTTGAATGGCACCCCACGATACCAGGTTCCTATGATCAAGGGTTCGAGTGTGTAGTAAACACCCAAATCCATTTGGTCAAATCTTCCCTGGTGACGGTACTGAAATGTAGGAGTAACGCTTCGCTCGCGCGGCTTGGAATAAAATCCCGCTCCCATCACACCCGGTTTCAAATAGAACTTCCATCCACCGTGTCCGCTGAGTTTCATTGGTAATTTGTCGGGCGATCCTGCCAACGATTGATCAGGTTGAGTAATGTGAGCAGCTGTGACACCGAACCATCCGCTCTTTGAATAAAAGAGTCCGCCCATCGTCATATCTGGGAAGAATTTGGATTGACCTGAATTCAATCCCTCGATAGAGTTTTTACTTACGACCTGCCCGGTAGCCGGATCAAACTGGTCGCCAAAAGTCAGTTTATCAAAATTGATAGAGCGGTTGTATAAACTCGCCTGAAATCCGGGACGAAATGACAAGCCCTTGGTCAACGTAAGTTCATAGGCATACATCAAACCTATACTCAGCGACTGAAGACCTAAAAGCCCTTCACGATCCTTGTTAATGATCATTCCGACACCGCTGTTTTTGCTTTCGATGTAGAAATCTGCAAAGGCCGAAATCGTGTTAAAGTTGGCATCGATCGCGGGCCATTGGTTACGGTAGTTAGCACCTACACGAGCCTGGTTAGTTGCTCCTGCAAAAGCAGGATTCAGGTATAAAGGAGCCGCATAAAACTGGGAAAATTGGGGGTCCTGAGCAGTTACAGAACCGAACGTCACAAGCATTAATAAAAAAGCAGCAAACTTATACATCCTTTGGGGGGATTTTCCAGCACTCATCCAAGCAAATTAAGTTGTTTAAACGATAATATGAAAAAAACATTTGTCGACTATATCAACGCATTCAACCTTCTAACGATATTTTTGGGCATATTGTATATTTTTAAAACGGTCAATGCGTTTTAACTTTAGAGAGAGAAGTGAGTCATAGTAATTGATGGGAAAAATCCGGGAAATGAATTGGAAAAGAGTCCTATTTTTTGCAGCCAGTCTGGCTGTTTCTATTGCTTCTGAGGCCCAAAATCTGGCCCAGCACAACTGGTATTTTGGAAACTCCAACAACGCGATCCGTTTCAACCGCGCCACGAATAAACCTACCATTGTAAACAATAAAGTCATTCCATTTGGCACCGGGGGAAGTGCCGTTGCTACCGATCCTTCCACAGCTAATTTACTCTTCTACACGGATGGGACGAAAGTCTATAACGCCAACCATGTGGTCATGCCGAACGGTTCGGGTTTAACTGGGAATTCTTCTTCTAATCAACCAGTCGTGATCAGCCCAAAACCGGGTGACTCGACCATGTTCTATATCTTCACTAACACAGCTGCTTACCCGGCCGGAGGCACGATTGCCATCGACACAGTGGATATGAAAATATTTGGAGGTTCAACCTTCCCGTCTCCTGCGCTGGGTGATGTAAAAAATCCTAAGAACGGTGCCATTGCCGGGTTGACAAACCGCTCCGAAGGTATGGTAGTTGTGCCTCACGCGAATGGCAAAGATTATTGGCTAATAACCCAACAGAATTCTTCACAAAGTTTTTCTGCCACACTGATCGATAAGACACACACCTTTCCGACTACAACTACACTTGGCCTTGGCTTGCCCATGTCGGCTGCCAATATTTCTTACAACAAGAAGCTTAAGAAATTCGCTGTATCTGCACAAGACCCAAACACAGATGCGATTATCCTGACATTCAATGATGCTACGGGAAATATTACGTTTGATCGCTACATCTTCAATTCGGGAAAAAACACAGCTACCAATCAATCGATGTATGATATTCAGTGGGACAACGCGGGACAATATCTTTACATCTCAAGAGTTGGCGAGACGGGACTCAATGCGGATGTACTTCAATATGATTATTTAAATCCAACAAACTCACTCGTCAGTGTTTTGAAAACACCCGAGTTCCGTAGCTGGGGTTTACAACTCGCTCCCGACAGCGCGATCTATCACATTTATCAAACAATTGCAGGTGGCCCGTTTCTTGTCAAGAAATTTACAAAAACAGATACGATTGCTTCAAGTGTGATTGAAACGGTTTTGCCTTTTGGAGCCATCGATTTTAAAGGCACACAATTCCCTGCATTTATTCCCAAAATAAACATCACACTAAAATTGTCATTCACCTTTGCAGGTAACTGTCAGAACAACAACACTGTCTTTTTTCCTGATGTTTATCCCAATGCAGATAGCCTTCACTGGGACCTGGGCGATACGCTTGTGACAGCGTGGAGCCCAATCCATAAATATCAACAAGCACAGACTTACACCGTAACGCTCACCGCATTTTACCAGGGAAAAACACAGACCGTTTCCAAGCAGGTAACAATCAACCCTTTCCAGCTAAAGATAAACCTGGTCAGCGATACAACGGCTTGCCGTTCTGAATTTCCTCCTCCGCGGGGAAGCTCCACACCAAAGCAATTCTCTGTCACTGCAAAGGCCTCGGGTGGAACACCTTCGGCATGGAATTGGTCCAATGGACAAACCGGGGCAACTCTTAAACCCGATTCAGCAGGATATTATTATGTGGTAGCGACAGACGCAACCAGTGGTTGCTCGACTTACGCGGGAGTGAACGTAAAAGAGTACGGCAAAATCGATCAGCGATCTAACATCTGGTATTTTGGAAATAAGGCAGGCATTGACTTCAACAAGCAGCCACCGAAAGCGCTTAATACAAGTGCCATGAATGCACCTGCCGGCTGCGCGATTGTCTGCGACCGGAATGGACAGGTAATTTTTTATACCGATGGAGACCAGGTATGGGACAGAACAAATACATCCATCGTTGGTAGCCCTCCTGGAATTGGAGGGAATCCGAATTCCTCGCAGTCTTCTTTGATTGTTCCTGTACAAGGCGATGAGACACTCTACTATATTTTCACCACCCAGGCAATCAATGGTGTGTCTGGGGATGAACTTCGTTATTCATTGTTCGATTTGAAAATGAACAATGGCAAAGGAGGCATCGTGCAAAGCAACGTACTGTTGTTTGCCAAAAGTACCGAGCGCATTACCGCGAGCCCTCAATGGCTTGTGTCTCATGAGTATGGAAATAACACATTCCGGACTTTCCGGATAACTGCAGGTGGTTTGGGCGACCCGGTTTATTCTTCCATCGGTTCAGATCACTCATTCCAATTTGCAGCCAATGGCCAGGGCTACATGAAATTGGGGCCGAAGAACAATTTAGCCGTTGCTCTTTCTACTCCAGGTACCAGCAATACCGTGGAGTT
Proteins encoded in this window:
- the rimK gene encoding putative alpha-L-glutamate ligase translates to MTIGILSRDSKLYSTRRLKEAGEKRGHKVEIIDHMKCVLLIEKKNPMVMYNGRKLDYFDAIIPRIGASVTFYGAAVVRQFEMMKVFTAVESQALIRSRDKLRSMQILSRAGLGLPKTIFMDYTKNTEGIIEAVGGAPVVIKLLEGTQGLGVVLAENKKAAQSVIEAFHGVKTRIIVQEFIKEAKGSDIRAFVVNGEVVGAMKRQARDDEFRSNLHRGGHATVVKLDRHQKHSAILAAKKLGLAVAGVDMLPSKRGPLIIEVNSSPGLEGIEGATQVDIAGKIYQYLEKHAGKKKIQKDKINA
- a CDS encoding succinylglutamate desuccinylase, whose translation is MPKEFSIADHEVKPGEFKEININIARLPSRTQIETPIYVYRGPEDGPTLALTAGMHGDEINGMEIVRRIIDLGHNRVKRGTVVCMPVINVYGFLNYSREVPDGKDINRSFPGTKSGSLASRVAYHMTHDILPAIDYGIDFHTGGAARTNYPQVRCMLKEEINVELANAFHAPFTIDSPFRPHSLRLTASKKRKHIIVYEGGESSRFDQYAIEEGINGTLRLMKHLKMIDDAPKPREENRIIWSSSWARARTAGLFQTEIKCGDFIKKNQLVGTLTDPFGEFKEQVKSPSTGYVVGLNNNPVVNAGDALLHIGLDNVCKIDGGGEE